In Bradysia coprophila strain Holo2 unplaced genomic scaffold, BU_Bcop_v1 contig_350, whole genome shotgun sequence, a genomic segment contains:
- the LOC119081029 gene encoding integumentary mucin C.1-like isoform X3, with protein MSLMRWTVVLILLVLNASWVTCQMCNDGEYAPDPFDCNGFRQCLHGQWVQRFCPRYLHFNRFISACDFSWNANCELEETTTTSTSTPPPTTTTETTTPPETTTTQTTPTPPPTTTTETTPTPETTTTQTTPTPPPTTTTETTPTPETTTIETTITPPPTTTTQTTTTPPTTTTPPPTTTPPPTTTTVPTTTTPIPCTPSCNPLGPQPQHLPHPNCSMFYKCAHGIPHEMICRFAQHWSIATDRCESPDVAECNEGDACEQADARPPDFW; from the exons atgtctttgatGCGTTGGACTGTAGTACTAATACTATTAGTATTAAATGCTAGTTGGGTAACATGTCAAATGTGTAATGATGGTGAATACGCTCCAGATCCATTCGATTGTAACGGATTTCGCCAGTGTTTACACGGACAATGGGTTCAAAGATTCTGTCCCcgttatttacattttaatcgtTTCATTTCGGCTTGTGATTTTTCGTGGAATGCAAATTGCGAGTTGGAAGAGACAACTA CTACATCAACAT CAACTCCTCCACCAACTACAACGACTGAAACAACCACTCCGCCAGAAACTACAACGACTCAAACAACGCCAACTCCTCCACCAACTACAACGACTGAAACAACCCCTACGCCAGAAACTACAACGACTCAAACAACGCCAACTCCTCCGCCAACTACAACGACAGAAACAACCCCTACGCCAGAAACTACAACGATAGAAACAACCATAACTCCTCCACCAACTACAACGACTCAAACAACTACAACTCCTCCGACAACTACAACTCCTCCGCCAACTACAACTCCTCCGCCAACTACTACTACAGTTCCAACTACAACAACTCCAATACCTTGTACTCCCTCTTGTAACCCATTAGGACCACAACCTCAACATTTACCGCATCCAAATTGCTCCATGTTTTATAAATGTGCTCATGGTATACCTCATGAAATGATTTGTCGTTTCGCTCAACATTGGTCGATTGCTACTGACCGATGTGAGTCTCCGGATGTAGCAGAATGTAACGAGGGAGACGCTTGTGAACAAGCCGATGCCCGCCCACCAGATTTTTGGTAA
- the LOC119081029 gene encoding integumentary mucin C.1-like isoform X1, producing MSLMRWTVVLILLVLNASWVTCQMCNDGEYAPDPFDCNGFRQCLHGQWVQRFCPRYLHFNRFISACDFSWNANCELEETTTTSTSTPTPTTETTPPTETTTTQTTPTPPPTTTTETTTPPETTTTQTTPTPPPTTTTETTPTPETTTTQTTPTPPPTTTTETTPTPETTTIETTITPPPTTTTQTTTTPPTTTTPPPTTTPPPTTTTVPTTTTPIPCTPSCNPLGPQPQHLPHPNCSMFYKCAHGIPHEMICRFAQHWSIATDRCESPDVAECNEGDACEQADARPPDFW from the exons atgtctttgatGCGTTGGACTGTAGTACTAATACTATTAGTATTAAATGCTAGTTGGGTAACATGTCAAATGTGTAATGATGGTGAATACGCTCCAGATCCATTCGATTGTAACGGATTTCGCCAGTGTTTACACGGACAATGGGTTCAAAGATTCTGTCCCcgttatttacattttaatcgtTTCATTTCGGCTTGTGATTTTTCGTGGAATGCAAATTGCGAGTTGGAAGAGACAACTA CTACATCAACATCAACACCAACACCAACGACTGAAACAACCCCTCCGACAGAAACTACAACGACTCAAACAACGCCAACTCCTCCACCAACTACAACGACTGAAACAACCACTCCGCCAGAAACTACAACGACTCAAACAACGCCAACTCCTCCACCAACTACAACGACTGAAACAACCCCTACGCCAGAAACTACAACGACTCAAACAACGCCAACTCCTCCGCCAACTACAACGACAGAAACAACCCCTACGCCAGAAACTACAACGATAGAAACAACCATAACTCCTCCACCAACTACAACGACTCAAACAACTACAACTCCTCCGACAACTACAACTCCTCCGCCAACTACAACTCCTCCGCCAACTACTACTACAGTTCCAACTACAACAACTCCAATACCTTGTACTCCCTCTTGTAACCCATTAGGACCACAACCTCAACATTTACCGCATCCAAATTGCTCCATGTTTTATAAATGTGCTCATGGTATACCTCATGAAATGATTTGTCGTTTCGCTCAACATTGGTCGATTGCTACTGACCGATGTGAGTCTCCGGATGTAGCAGAATGTAACGAGGGAGACGCTTGTGAACAAGCCGATGCCCGCCCACCAGATTTTTGGTAA
- the LOC119081029 gene encoding integumentary mucin C.1-like isoform X2 codes for MSLMRWTVVLILLVLNASWVTCQMCNDGEYAPDPFDCNGFRQCLHGQWVQRFCPRYLHFNRFISACDFSWNANCELEETTTTSTSTPTPTTETTPPTETTTTQTTPTPPPTTTTETTTPPETTTTQTTPTPPPTTTTETTPTPETTTTQTTPTPPPTTTTETTPTPPPTTTTQTTTTPPTTTTPPPTTTPPPTTTTVPTTTTPIPCTPSCNPLGPQPQHLPHPNCSMFYKCAHGIPHEMICRFAQHWSIATDRCESPDVAECNEGDACEQADARPPDFW; via the exons atgtctttgatGCGTTGGACTGTAGTACTAATACTATTAGTATTAAATGCTAGTTGGGTAACATGTCAAATGTGTAATGATGGTGAATACGCTCCAGATCCATTCGATTGTAACGGATTTCGCCAGTGTTTACACGGACAATGGGTTCAAAGATTCTGTCCCcgttatttacattttaatcgtTTCATTTCGGCTTGTGATTTTTCGTGGAATGCAAATTGCGAGTTGGAAGAGACAACTA CTACATCAACATCAACACCAACACCAACGACTGAAACAACCCCTCCGACAGAAACTACAACGACTCAAACAACGCCAACTCCTCCACCAACTACAACGACTGAAACAACCACTCCGCCAGAAACTACAACGACTCAAACAACGCCAACTCCTCCACCAACTACAACGACTGAAACAACCCCTACGCCAGAAACTACAACGACTCAAACAACGCCAACTCCTCCGCCAACTACAACGACAGAAACAACCCC AACTCCTCCACCAACTACAACGACTCAAACAACTACAACTCCTCCGACAACTACAACTCCTCCGCCAACTACAACTCCTCCGCCAACTACTACTACAGTTCCAACTACAACAACTCCAATACCTTGTACTCCCTCTTGTAACCCATTAGGACCACAACCTCAACATTTACCGCATCCAAATTGCTCCATGTTTTATAAATGTGCTCATGGTATACCTCATGAAATGATTTGTCGTTTCGCTCAACATTGGTCGATTGCTACTGACCGATGTGAGTCTCCGGATGTAGCAGAATGTAACGAGGGAGACGCTTGTGAACAAGCCGATGCCCGCCCACCAGATTTTTGGTAA
- the LOC119081029 gene encoding integumentary mucin C.1-like isoform X5, giving the protein MSLMRWTVVLILLVLNASWVTCQMCNDGEYAPDPFDCNGFRQCLHGQWVQRFCPRYLHFNRFISACDFSWNANCELEETTTTSTSTPTPTTETTPPTETTTTQTTPTPPPTTTTETTTPPETTTTQTTPTPPPTTTTETTPTPPPTTTTQTTTTPPTTTTPPPTTTPPPTTTTVPTTTTPIPCTPSCNPLGPQPQHLPHPNCSMFYKCAHGIPHEMICRFAQHWSIATDRCESPDVAECNEGDACEQADARPPDFW; this is encoded by the exons atgtctttgatGCGTTGGACTGTAGTACTAATACTATTAGTATTAAATGCTAGTTGGGTAACATGTCAAATGTGTAATGATGGTGAATACGCTCCAGATCCATTCGATTGTAACGGATTTCGCCAGTGTTTACACGGACAATGGGTTCAAAGATTCTGTCCCcgttatttacattttaatcgtTTCATTTCGGCTTGTGATTTTTCGTGGAATGCAAATTGCGAGTTGGAAGAGACAACTA CTACATCAACATCAACACCAACACCAACGACTGAAACAACCCCTCCGACAGAAACTACAACGACTCAAACAACGCCAACTCCTCCACCAACTACAACGACTGAAACAACCACTCCGCCAGAAACTACAACGACTCAAACAACGCCAACTCCTCCACCAACTACAACGACTGAAACAACCCC AACTCCTCCACCAACTACAACGACTCAAACAACTACAACTCCTCCGACAACTACAACTCCTCCGCCAACTACAACTCCTCCGCCAACTACTACTACAGTTCCAACTACAACAACTCCAATACCTTGTACTCCCTCTTGTAACCCATTAGGACCACAACCTCAACATTTACCGCATCCAAATTGCTCCATGTTTTATAAATGTGCTCATGGTATACCTCATGAAATGATTTGTCGTTTCGCTCAACATTGGTCGATTGCTACTGACCGATGTGAGTCTCCGGATGTAGCAGAATGTAACGAGGGAGACGCTTGTGAACAAGCCGATGCCCGCCCACCAGATTTTTGGTAA
- the LOC119081029 gene encoding integumentary mucin C.1-like isoform X7, translating into MSLMRWTVVLILLVLNASWVTCQMCNDGEYAPDPFDCNGFRQCLHGQWVQRFCPRYLHFNRFISACDFSWNANCELEETTTTSTSTPTPTTETTPPTETTTTQTTPTPPPTTTTETTTPPETTTTQTTPTPPPTTTTETTPTPPPTTTTPVPTTTTPIPCTPSCNPLGPQPQHLPHPNCSMFYKCAHGIPHEMICRFAQHWSIATDRCESPDVAECNEGDACEQADARPPDFW; encoded by the exons atgtctttgatGCGTTGGACTGTAGTACTAATACTATTAGTATTAAATGCTAGTTGGGTAACATGTCAAATGTGTAATGATGGTGAATACGCTCCAGATCCATTCGATTGTAACGGATTTCGCCAGTGTTTACACGGACAATGGGTTCAAAGATTCTGTCCCcgttatttacattttaatcgtTTCATTTCGGCTTGTGATTTTTCGTGGAATGCAAATTGCGAGTTGGAAGAGACAACTA CTACATCAACATCAACACCAACACCAACGACTGAAACAACCCCTCCGACAGAAACTACAACGACTCAAACAACGCCAACTCCTCCACCAACTACAACGACTGAAACAACCACTCCGCCAGAAACTACAACGACTCAAACAACGCCAACTCCTCCACCAACTACAACGACTGAAACAACCCC AACTCCTCCACCAACTACAACGACTC CAGTTCCAACTACAACAACTCCAATACCTTGTACTCCCTCTTGTAACCCATTAGGACCACAACCTCAACATTTACCGCATCCAAATTGCTCCATGTTTTATAAATGTGCTCATGGTATACCTCATGAAATGATTTGTCGTTTCGCTCAACATTGGTCGATTGCTACTGACCGATGTGAGTCTCCGGATGTAGCAGAATGTAACGAGGGAGACGCTTGTGAACAAGCCGATGCCCGCCCACCAGATTTTTGGTAA
- the LOC119081029 gene encoding integumentary mucin C.1-like isoform X6: MSLMRWTVVLILLVLNASWVTCQMCNDGEYAPDPFDCNGFRQCLHGQWVQRFCPRYLHFNRFISACDFSWNANCELEETTTTSTSTPTPTTETTPPTETTTTQTTPTPPPTTTTETTTPPETTTTQTTPTPPPTTTTETTPTPETTTTQTTPTPPPTTTTETTPTPPPTTTTPVPTTTTPIPCTPSCNPLGPQPQHLPHPNCSMFYKCAHGIPHEMICRFAQHWSIATDRCESPDVAECNEGDACEQADARPPDFW, encoded by the exons atgtctttgatGCGTTGGACTGTAGTACTAATACTATTAGTATTAAATGCTAGTTGGGTAACATGTCAAATGTGTAATGATGGTGAATACGCTCCAGATCCATTCGATTGTAACGGATTTCGCCAGTGTTTACACGGACAATGGGTTCAAAGATTCTGTCCCcgttatttacattttaatcgtTTCATTTCGGCTTGTGATTTTTCGTGGAATGCAAATTGCGAGTTGGAAGAGACAACTA CTACATCAACATCAACACCAACACCAACGACTGAAACAACCCCTCCGACAGAAACTACAACGACTCAAACAACGCCAACTCCTCCACCAACTACAACGACTGAAACAACCACTCCGCCAGAAACTACAACGACTCAAACAACGCCAACTCCTCCACCAACTACAACGACTGAAACAACCCCTACGCCAGAAACTACAACGACTCAAACAACGCCAACTCCTCCGCCAACTACAACGACAGAAACAACCCC AACTCCTCCACCAACTACAACGACTC CAGTTCCAACTACAACAACTCCAATACCTTGTACTCCCTCTTGTAACCCATTAGGACCACAACCTCAACATTTACCGCATCCAAATTGCTCCATGTTTTATAAATGTGCTCATGGTATACCTCATGAAATGATTTGTCGTTTCGCTCAACATTGGTCGATTGCTACTGACCGATGTGAGTCTCCGGATGTAGCAGAATGTAACGAGGGAGACGCTTGTGAACAAGCCGATGCCCGCCCACCAGATTTTTGGTAA
- the LOC119081029 gene encoding integumentary mucin C.1-like isoform X4 — protein MSLMRWTVVLILLVLNASWVTCQMCNDGEYAPDPFDCNGFRQCLHGQWVQRFCPRYLHFNRFISACDFSWNANCELEETTTTSTSTPTPTTETTPPTETTTTQTTPTPPPTTTTETTTPPETTTTQTTPTPPPTTTTETTPTPETTTTQTTPTPPPTTTTETTPTPETTTIETTITPPPTTTTPVPTTTTPIPCTPSCNPLGPQPQHLPHPNCSMFYKCAHGIPHEMICRFAQHWSIATDRCESPDVAECNEGDACEQADARPPDFW, from the exons atgtctttgatGCGTTGGACTGTAGTACTAATACTATTAGTATTAAATGCTAGTTGGGTAACATGTCAAATGTGTAATGATGGTGAATACGCTCCAGATCCATTCGATTGTAACGGATTTCGCCAGTGTTTACACGGACAATGGGTTCAAAGATTCTGTCCCcgttatttacattttaatcgtTTCATTTCGGCTTGTGATTTTTCGTGGAATGCAAATTGCGAGTTGGAAGAGACAACTA CTACATCAACATCAACACCAACACCAACGACTGAAACAACCCCTCCGACAGAAACTACAACGACTCAAACAACGCCAACTCCTCCACCAACTACAACGACTGAAACAACCACTCCGCCAGAAACTACAACGACTCAAACAACGCCAACTCCTCCACCAACTACAACGACTGAAACAACCCCTACGCCAGAAACTACAACGACTCAAACAACGCCAACTCCTCCGCCAACTACAACGACAGAAACAACCCCTACGCCAGAAACTACAACGATAGAAACAACCATAACTCCTCCACCAACTACAACGACTC CAGTTCCAACTACAACAACTCCAATACCTTGTACTCCCTCTTGTAACCCATTAGGACCACAACCTCAACATTTACCGCATCCAAATTGCTCCATGTTTTATAAATGTGCTCATGGTATACCTCATGAAATGATTTGTCGTTTCGCTCAACATTGGTCGATTGCTACTGACCGATGTGAGTCTCCGGATGTAGCAGAATGTAACGAGGGAGACGCTTGTGAACAAGCCGATGCCCGCCCACCAGATTTTTGGTAA
- the LOC119081030 gene encoding uncharacterized protein LOC119081030, which produces MNMDRLESQLLKLIAVHDWKKIIQLSDDYSFIEKSRFLWAWPTEKCLQELKTVLAENCVESVLSIGCGSGLLEWIIEEMMDIPVSGVERNHSMWTTKYSPSIFIRVRFIDGDPKPEYLQNCAVTTDHFALLFCYFNNRSAFDKYIDAFRGDVVLIVGPQNDRNIVTDPLPMNPKFTYGSKWSVKAVINIDDYNVIAVYRRLTQLKKFS; this is translated from the coding sequence atgaacatGGATAGACTAGAGAGTCAATTACTGAAATTGATTGCAGTCCATGActggaagaaaattattcaattgagCGACGACTATTCCTTCATCGAAAAATCTCGATTTTTATGGGCTTGGCCCACCGAAAAGTGTCTGCAAGAACTGAAAACAGTTCTGGCAGAAAATTGTGTTGAAAGTGTGTTAAGTATAGGCTGTGGATCGGGTTTGCTGGAATGGATCATCGAAGAAATGATGGATATACCAGTCAGTGGTGTCGAACGGAATCATTCAATGTGGACTACCAAATACTCTCCATCGATATTCATCAGAGTGCGTTTTATTGATGGTGATCCGAAGCCAGAATACCTTCAAAATTGTGCTGTGACCACCGACCATTTTGCCCTACTATTTTGTTACTTCAACAACAGATCAGCGTTCGATAAGTATATCGATGCATTCCGTGGAGATGTTGTATTGATAGTTGGCCCGCAAAACGACCGTAATATTGTTACCGATCCATTACCGATGAATCCGAAGTTTACTTATGGATCTAAATGGTCTGTGAAAGCAGTTATCAATATCGACGACTACAATGTCATAGCAGTGTACAGAAGACTGACtcaattaaagaaattttcgtaa